The following proteins are encoded in a genomic region of alpha proteobacterium U9-1i:
- a CDS encoding putrescine transport system permease protein PotI (TC 3.A.1.11.2), translating to MAVTEAPAKEEKLKRDKPGPLEYWRQWPLRVIVGGTLLFLYLPLIILMVFSFNDSRRNVVWQGFTFKYYEKAFNNDSLIEAFMNSLTIAFFCTIISVILGALAAVMLWRFKFPGKTPLEGAMALPIVVPEICMGVAMLVFFARVFPWPQGMPWPLNLGAIIIAHVSFAFPFVATVVRARLASFNRELEEAAKDLGADEWRTFWDVLVPHMQPGLIAGALLAFTLSLDDFVITFFTAGPDTITFPVKVYSMLRFSVTPEVNAASTILIVVTVVLTAVGLQMQANQEKKA from the coding sequence ATGGCCGTGACGGAAGCTCCCGCGAAGGAGGAGAAGCTCAAGCGCGATAAGCCGGGCCCGCTCGAATATTGGCGGCAATGGCCGCTGCGCGTGATTGTCGGCGGCACGTTGCTGTTCCTCTACCTGCCGCTGATCATCCTGATGGTGTTCAGCTTCAACGACAGCCGCCGCAACGTCGTCTGGCAGGGCTTCACGTTCAAATATTACGAGAAGGCGTTCAACAACGACTCGCTGATCGAGGCGTTCATGAACTCGCTGACGATCGCCTTCTTCTGCACGATCATTAGCGTCATCCTCGGCGCGCTCGCGGCGGTGATGCTGTGGCGCTTCAAATTCCCTGGAAAAACCCCGCTCGAAGGCGCGATGGCGCTGCCGATCGTCGTGCCGGAAATCTGCATGGGCGTGGCGATGCTGGTGTTCTTTGCCCGTGTGTTTCCGTGGCCGCAAGGCATGCCGTGGCCCTTGAACCTCGGCGCCATCATCATCGCCCACGTCTCATTCGCGTTCCCGTTTGTCGCTACTGTCGTCCGCGCGCGGCTTGCCTCGTTCAATCGCGAGCTGGAGGAAGCGGCTAAGGATTTGGGCGCAGACGAGTGGCGAACCTTTTGGGATGTGCTCGTACCCCACATGCAGCCCGGATTGATTGCCGGCGCATTGCTCGCATTTACGCTCTCGCTTGACGATTTCGTGATCACCTTCTTCACCGCCGGCCCCGATACGATCACGTTCCCGGTGAAAGTGTATTCCATGTTGCGGTTTTCGGTGACGCCCGAGGTCAACGCCGCGTCCACGATCCTCATCGTCGTCACCGTGGTGCTGACGGCGGTCGGTCTGCAGATGCAGGCCAACCAAGAGAAGAAGGCCTGA
- a CDS encoding 4-hydroxy-2-oxoglutarate aldolase produces the protein MMRALEAKDVFALSPVMPVVTLENAASAGPLARALLAGGIKTLEIALRTPASLDAIRVAAAEAPELVVGAGTVLTEADLEAAIEAGARYALSPGATPALLRAGRGAPIPLAPGIATASEIMLGYEHGYTCFKFFPAEALGGPSALKQLGAPLASARFCPTGGIGPEAVSKYLALPNVVCVGGSWVAPADKIAAGDWAAIESLARKAASFAR, from the coding sequence ATGATGAGAGCTCTTGAAGCAAAGGACGTTTTTGCGCTCTCTCCGGTGATGCCGGTGGTGACGCTTGAGAATGCGGCGAGCGCGGGACCGTTGGCGCGGGCTCTGCTGGCCGGAGGGATCAAGACACTGGAGATCGCGCTCCGGACGCCGGCCTCACTCGACGCGATCCGCGTGGCCGCTGCGGAGGCGCCGGAACTTGTCGTCGGCGCGGGCACGGTGTTGACGGAAGCCGATCTCGAGGCAGCCATCGAGGCAGGCGCGCGCTACGCGCTTTCGCCAGGCGCAACGCCCGCGCTCCTACGCGCGGGGCGCGGGGCGCCGATCCCGCTCGCGCCAGGGATCGCTACCGCGAGCGAGATCATGTTGGGCTATGAGCACGGCTATACGTGCTTCAAATTCTTCCCGGCCGAGGCCTTGGGCGGGCCATCTGCGTTGAAGCAGCTCGGCGCTCCGCTCGCCAGTGCGCGCTTTTGCCCGACGGGCGGGATCGGACCAGAGGCCGTGAGCAAATATCTAGCGCTGCCGAACGTGGTATGCGTCGGCGGCTCGTGGGTGGCGCCGGCCGATAAGATCGCGGCGGGCGACTGGGCGGCGATCGAGTCGCTGGCGCGCAAGGCGGCGAGTTTCGCGCGGTGA
- a CDS encoding putrescine transport ATP-binding protein PotG (TC 3.A.1.11.2), translating into MTDLATNAPAAKATPHIKDNAIIKFEGITKRFGKMVAVDNVNLEIREGEFFALLGPSGCGKTTLLRMLAGFETPTEGRVLIDGKDVAALPPNKRPVNMVFQSYAVFPHMKVTDNVGYGLKMDGVQDSEIKTRVAEALELVKLGGLGDRMPDQLSGGQRQRVALARALVKRPRVLLLDEPLSALDAKLRDQMRSELTSLQEKVGITFIMVTHDQDEALAIATRCAVMNRGVLMQVATPSDLYEFPSSRFVADFVGSVNMFEGVLAEDEPGHALVRAGELPAPVYLDHGVSGAKGSTVWVALRPEKIEMHKRENGSTAMKMEDAPQGTNVVPGTIRDIVYLGSETIFEVELEGGRRVKTFRSNLTRYDQEDFTWDEPVWLAWHACSPAVLLS; encoded by the coding sequence ATGACCGATCTCGCCACCAACGCACCCGCCGCCAAAGCGACGCCGCACATCAAAGACAACGCGATTATCAAGTTTGAAGGCATCACCAAGCGCTTCGGCAAGATGGTCGCCGTCGATAACGTGAACCTCGAAATCCGTGAGGGTGAGTTCTTCGCGCTGCTCGGCCCCTCGGGCTGCGGCAAGACCACATTGCTGCGCATGCTCGCCGGCTTTGAGACGCCCACCGAAGGCCGCGTGCTGATCGACGGCAAGGACGTCGCCGCGCTGCCGCCGAACAAGCGGCCAGTGAACATGGTGTTCCAATCCTACGCCGTGTTTCCGCACATGAAGGTCACCGACAATGTCGGCTACGGCCTCAAGATGGATGGCGTACAGGACAGCGAAATCAAAACCCGCGTCGCCGAAGCGCTCGAACTGGTGAAGCTCGGCGGCCTCGGCGATCGCATGCCCGATCAGCTCTCCGGCGGCCAACGCCAACGCGTCGCGCTCGCTCGCGCTCTGGTGAAGCGCCCGCGCGTGCTGCTGCTGGACGAACCGCTCTCCGCGCTCGACGCCAAGCTGCGCGACCAGATGCGCTCCGAACTTACATCGCTGCAGGAAAAAGTCGGCATCACTTTCATCATGGTCACGCACGATCAGGACGAAGCGCTCGCCATCGCCACGCGTTGCGCGGTGATGAATCGCGGCGTGCTGATGCAGGTGGCGACGCCATCGGACCTCTACGAGTTTCCGAGCTCGCGCTTCGTCGCCGATTTCGTCGGCAGCGTGAACATGTTCGAAGGCGTGCTGGCCGAGGACGAGCCGGGCCACGCGCTCGTGCGCGCCGGCGAATTGCCCGCGCCGGTCTATCTCGATCACGGCGTCTCCGGCGCGAAGGGCTCGACCGTCTGGGTGGCGCTGCGCCCCGAAAAGATTGAGATGCACAAGCGCGAAAACGGCTCAACCGCGATGAAGATGGAAGATGCGCCGCAAGGCACAAACGTTGTGCCGGGAACCATCCGCGACATTGTCTATCTCGGCAGCGAGACCATCTTTGAAGTAGAGCTTGAGGGCGGTCGGCGCGTGAAAACGTTCCGTTCGAACCTCACGCGCTACGACCAAGAAGATTTCACGTGGGACGAGCCGGTATGGCTTGCCTGGCACGCCTGCTCGCCGGCGGTTTTGCTGTCGTGA
- a CDS encoding putrescine transport system permease protein PotH (TC 3.A.1.11.2), translated as MEQTWRQAKAAFAAISIPPVAWLLFFFLIPLAVVWAYSFGENVGPITIDLTGTFANYIRALEPLYLGIFVKSLVVAGLTTILCLVIGFPVALAIAFAGPRTKAWLLLLIMLPFWTNLLIRTYALIAVLRENGYVNFTLEWFWNNASGLMTLVGLQPLGEFTPLTLLYNNFAVVIGLVYVHLPFMVLPLYSALDRMDRSLMEASLDLGAGHWRTILLVVVPLAAPGIASGILITFIPALGAYLTPDLLGGTDSQMIANVIERQFKRANDWPFGAALSFLLMYLTFFAIAAQAMIQRKSERRG; from the coding sequence GTGGAACAGACCTGGAGACAAGCGAAGGCGGCGTTTGCGGCGATCTCGATCCCGCCTGTTGCTTGGCTCCTGTTCTTCTTTCTCATTCCGCTGGCGGTGGTTTGGGCCTATTCGTTCGGCGAGAACGTCGGCCCGATCACCATCGACCTGACCGGCACGTTCGCGAACTACATTCGCGCGCTTGAGCCGCTGTATCTCGGCATTTTCGTCAAAAGCCTCGTCGTCGCCGGCCTAACGACAATCCTCTGCCTTGTGATCGGTTTCCCGGTTGCCCTCGCCATAGCGTTCGCTGGGCCGCGGACGAAGGCTTGGCTCTTGCTGCTGATCATGCTGCCGTTCTGGACCAATCTGTTGATCCGGACTTACGCGCTGATCGCCGTGCTGCGCGAAAACGGCTACGTCAACTTCACGCTCGAATGGTTCTGGAATAACGCCAGCGGGCTGATGACTTTGGTCGGCCTGCAGCCGCTGGGCGAATTCACGCCGCTCACGTTGCTCTACAACAATTTCGCGGTCGTCATCGGCTTGGTCTATGTGCACCTGCCGTTCATGGTGCTGCCCCTCTATTCGGCGCTCGACCGGATGGATCGTTCGCTGATGGAAGCGAGCCTCGACCTCGGCGCCGGGCACTGGCGGACCATCCTGCTGGTGGTCGTGCCGCTCGCCGCGCCGGGCATCGCTTCCGGCATTCTGATCACGTTCATCCCTGCCTTGGGCGCTTACCTCACGCCCGATCTGCTCGGCGGCACCGATAGCCAGATGATCGCCAACGTGATCGAGCGGCAATTCAAGCGCGCCAATGACTGGCCGTTCGGCGCGGCGCTGTCGTTCCTGCTCATGTATCTCACCTTCTTCGCCATCGCCGCGCAGGCGATGATCCAACGCAAGTCGGAGCGGAGGGGCTGA
- a CDS encoding transcriptional regulator, GntR family — translation MEKINNGEDEGLNATIYAELRRKLVSGRIAPGHGLSTRGLATELGVSQTPVRDALSRLAAEGAVEIRSKRRVQVPAMTAQRFDDLLRCRLMLEPEASALALPYIDAARLRRLRAIDAALDQAIAQGDAVSYMEHNHAFHFTIYNAMGRPTMAQLIETLWLQFGPFMRLVYGRLGTAHFNDQHQAAIAAIVAKDADALRQAITDDINDGMGLIVRSGIIGAPGV, via the coding sequence ATGGAAAAGATCAACAACGGCGAAGACGAAGGCCTCAACGCGACGATCTATGCGGAACTGCGCCGCAAGCTCGTAAGCGGCCGCATTGCGCCGGGTCACGGCCTCTCGACGCGCGGGCTCGCAACTGAACTGGGCGTAAGCCAAACACCGGTGCGCGATGCGCTGTCACGCTTAGCTGCGGAAGGTGCGGTCGAAATTCGCTCCAAGCGCCGTGTGCAAGTGCCGGCGATGACAGCGCAAAGGTTTGACGATCTACTGCGCTGCCGCTTGATGCTCGAGCCTGAAGCCTCAGCGCTTGCCCTGCCCTACATTGACGCGGCGCGCCTGCGCCGTTTGCGCGCGATCGATGCCGCGCTCGATCAGGCGATCGCACAAGGCGATGCCGTGTCGTACATGGAGCACAATCACGCGTTCCATTTCACGATCTACAACGCGATGGGCCGCCCCACGATGGCGCAGCTGATTGAGACGCTGTGGCTGCAGTTTGGGCCATTCATGCGTTTGGTCTACGGGCGCCTCGGCACCGCGCACTTCAACGACCAGCATCAAGCCGCCATCGCGGCGATCGTCGCAAAGGACGCAGACGCGCTGCGCCAAGCTATCACCGACGACATCAATGACGGCATGGGCTTAATCGTGCGCAGCGGCATCATTGGCGCGCCGGGGGTCTAG
- a CDS encoding oxidoreductase — MNDGLNFANSYYVASANSFAPAPKLEGEAKADVVVIGGGYTGLHAALECRERGFSVALVEAGRIGWGASGRNGGQAIPGWRKGAAELIKLYGREHAKRLFDLSLEARQVTLDRIAKHNIACDLTMNGHLLAASKSVDLGWMREEARILARDMDYPHVRVLDRDEAQAKLASPIHHGALLDALGGHLHPLNYALGLADAAREGGVTLYEQTPALNVDGANGVTVTTPSGAVRARYAVLACDALLGKLEPRIAGRIMPVANYLIATEPLENPSALIADNLAVSDSRFVVDYFRMSADGRLIFGGGERYTPNPPTNIEAFVRPYMERIFPQLANVRITHSWGGLVSISMTRLPHIGRMANLFFAHGYSGQGVLISALAGKVLAEALSGTAERFDVLQDIAPPEFPGGAALRTPLHVLGMLYYALRDRL, encoded by the coding sequence GTGAACGACGGGCTCAATTTTGCTAACTCGTATTACGTCGCGAGCGCCAACTCATTCGCGCCGGCGCCGAAGCTTGAGGGCGAGGCGAAAGCGGACGTCGTCGTCATTGGCGGCGGCTACACCGGCCTTCACGCCGCACTCGAATGTCGTGAGCGCGGCTTCTCCGTTGCGCTGGTTGAGGCAGGGCGCATCGGTTGGGGTGCGTCGGGCCGCAATGGAGGGCAAGCCATCCCGGGATGGCGCAAAGGCGCGGCGGAACTGATCAAGCTCTACGGTCGCGAGCACGCCAAGCGCCTGTTTGATCTCTCACTCGAAGCCCGTCAGGTCACGCTCGACCGTATCGCCAAGCACAACATTGCCTGCGATCTCACAATGAACGGCCATCTGCTCGCCGCATCGAAGTCGGTAGACCTCGGCTGGATGCGTGAGGAAGCCAGAATTCTTGCGCGCGATATGGATTATCCGCACGTCCGCGTGCTGGATCGCGATGAAGCGCAAGCGAAGCTCGCGTCGCCGATTCATCACGGCGCCTTGCTCGACGCCCTCGGCGGCCACCTGCATCCGCTCAACTATGCGCTTGGCTTGGCTGATGCTGCGCGCGAAGGAGGCGTAACGCTCTACGAGCAAACACCGGCGCTGAATGTCGATGGAGCCAACGGCGTTACCGTCACCACGCCATCCGGTGCGGTGCGTGCGCGCTACGCCGTACTCGCGTGCGACGCGTTGCTTGGCAAGCTGGAACCTCGCATCGCCGGGCGCATCATGCCGGTCGCGAATTATCTTATCGCCACCGAGCCGCTTGAAAATCCAAGCGCGCTGATCGCCGACAATCTCGCCGTCTCTGACAGCCGTTTTGTCGTCGATTATTTTCGCATGAGCGCCGACGGCCGCCTGATCTTCGGCGGCGGCGAACGTTACACGCCCAATCCGCCAACCAACATCGAAGCGTTCGTGCGCCCATATATGGAACGCATTTTCCCACAGCTCGCCAACGTCCGCATCACGCACTCATGGGGCGGTCTCGTCTCGATCAGCATGACCCGCCTGCCGCATATCGGCCGCATGGCAAACCTGTTCTTCGCGCACGGTTATTCAGGGCAGGGCGTGCTGATCAGTGCGCTGGCAGGCAAAGTTTTGGCGGAAGCCCTGAGCGGTACAGCGGAGCGCTTCGATGTGCTGCAAGATATCGCACCACCAGAATTTCCGGGAGGCGCGGCTTTGCGCACGCCGCTGCATGTTCTGGGGATGTTGTACTATGCGCTGCGCGATCGGCTCTAA
- a CDS encoding glutamine synthetase family protein, with protein sequence MTAKTFASWIKENSIGEVECLVPDVNGVVRGKVFPAQKFLQSERDGSLRIPSSVYTLTVTGEYADDPDDAASMSDPDVVLRPDIDTICVAPGYKTPTAFVFADAFHTDGRPYDIAPRYVLKKVIDIYKKEGLRPVVAPELEFYLTQINTDPDLPLQPPAGRSGRSETAPQPYGLEAITEYEDLIETIYEHAELASLHLDTMIHESGTAQLEINFNHGDAVHVSDQVLVFKRIVRQVALKHGVYATFMAKPMENQPGSAMHIHISVVDAKTGANLFGAPADNMGGNTEMFRHFVGGLQKYLGQAAPLFAPNVNSFRRMRPDFSAPINLQWGYDNRSCGLRVPISSPENRRIENRLPGADANPYLALAACLVSGYIGIRDKIEPSAMIEGSAYDKARTLPRTLDEALDRFSSCKPVIELLGEHFCSAFQRIKAHELAQFEGVISSWERDHLLLKV encoded by the coding sequence ATGACGGCCAAAACGTTTGCATCGTGGATCAAGGAAAACAGCATCGGCGAGGTTGAATGCCTCGTGCCCGACGTGAACGGCGTCGTGCGCGGCAAGGTGTTCCCGGCGCAAAAATTTCTGCAGAGCGAGCGCGACGGTTCACTGCGCATTCCCTCAAGCGTCTACACGCTTACCGTCACCGGCGAATATGCCGACGATCCTGATGACGCGGCCTCCATGAGCGATCCCGATGTCGTCCTGCGGCCCGACATCGACACGATCTGCGTCGCCCCGGGTTACAAGACGCCAACCGCTTTTGTGTTCGCCGATGCGTTTCACACCGACGGCCGGCCTTATGATATTGCGCCGCGCTACGTGCTGAAAAAGGTGATCGACATCTACAAAAAGGAAGGCCTGCGCCCCGTCGTGGCGCCGGAGCTCGAATTCTATCTGACGCAAATAAACACTGATCCCGACCTCCCGCTGCAACCGCCGGCCGGCCGCTCCGGCCGCTCGGAAACCGCGCCGCAGCCTTATGGGCTCGAAGCCATCACCGAATACGAGGATCTGATTGAGACGATCTACGAGCATGCAGAGCTCGCATCGCTCCACCTCGACACCATGATCCATGAAAGCGGCACCGCACAATTGGAGATCAATTTCAATCACGGCGACGCGGTGCATGTTTCCGATCAGGTGCTGGTGTTCAAGCGCATCGTTCGCCAAGTGGCGCTGAAGCACGGCGTCTACGCCACGTTCATGGCCAAACCGATGGAAAACCAACCCGGCAGCGCCATGCACATCCACATCTCCGTGGTCGACGCGAAAACGGGAGCCAATCTGTTCGGCGCGCCGGCCGACAACATGGGCGGCAACACCGAGATGTTCCGGCACTTCGTCGGCGGCTTGCAGAAATATCTGGGCCAAGCCGCGCCGCTGTTTGCACCGAACGTCAACTCGTTCCGGCGCATGCGACCGGACTTTTCCGCGCCGATCAATCTCCAATGGGGCTACGACAATCGCTCCTGCGGCCTGCGTGTACCGATCTCGTCGCCGGAAAACCGCCGCATCGAAAACCGCCTGCCGGGCGCTGACGCGAACCCGTATCTCGCGCTCGCCGCGTGTCTCGTGAGCGGTTACATCGGCATCCGCGACAAGATCGAGCCGTCGGCGATGATCGAGGGCAGCGCCTACGATAAAGCCCGCACGCTGCCGCGTACGCTTGATGAAGCGCTCGACCGTTTCAGCTCTTGCAAGCCGGTGATTGAATTGCTCGGCGAACATTTTTGCTCAGCCTTCCAGCGCATCAAAGCGCATGAATTGGCGCAGTTCGAGGGTGTCATCAGCTCTTGGGAGCGCGATCACTTGCTGCTGAAAGTGTGA
- a CDS encoding omega-amino acid--pyruvate aminotransferase: protein MPRNYNIPELRRLDLAHHLPAQANYGELVSLGGSRIITRAEGSTIYDGDGVAILDGMAGLWCVNVGYGRDELVQAATQQMQELPFYNTFFKTATPPTVMLAAKLAELLGGKLKHVFFNSSGSEANDTVMRMVRHYWTVKGEPKRSVFISRWNAYHGSTMAGASLGGMKHMHPIGGLPIPGVEHVMQPYRFNEGFGENEEAFAMRAAQEIEDRILKVGPENVAAFIGEPVQGAGGVIIPPAGYWKRVEKICRKYGILLVCDEVITGFGRLGSWFGFQHFGIEPDLVPMAKGLSSGYLPISAVGVSEEIVAVLREKGGDFVHGYTYSGHPVAAAVALKNLEIIEREGLVPRVHDDIGPYFNQALKRLDGDPLVGETRSLGLIGAVEIVSKPGTNERFTGKEGKAGPVVRDACIKNGLMVRGIRDSIVMCPPLIITKAEIDKMVDIIAKSLREVEPALRALKAD, encoded by the coding sequence ATGCCCCGCAACTACAATATTCCGGAACTGCGCCGGCTCGACCTCGCGCACCATCTGCCCGCGCAGGCCAATTACGGCGAACTCGTCAGCCTCGGCGGCAGCCGCATCATCACGCGCGCGGAGGGCTCAACGATTTATGACGGTGATGGCGTCGCCATCCTCGACGGCATGGCCGGGCTCTGGTGCGTGAATGTTGGCTATGGGCGCGATGAGCTCGTGCAAGCGGCAACGCAGCAGATGCAAGAGCTGCCCTTCTACAACACGTTCTTCAAAACCGCGACGCCGCCGACAGTGATGCTCGCGGCGAAGCTCGCGGAGCTGCTCGGCGGCAAGCTGAAGCATGTCTTCTTCAATTCGTCAGGCTCGGAAGCCAACGACACCGTTATGCGTATGGTGCGCCACTATTGGACGGTGAAGGGCGAGCCGAAGCGCAGCGTCTTCATCAGCCGCTGGAACGCTTATCACGGCTCCACCATGGCCGGCGCTAGCCTCGGCGGCATGAAGCACATGCACCCGATCGGCGGCCTGCCGATCCCGGGCGTCGAGCACGTGATGCAACCGTATCGCTTCAACGAAGGCTTCGGCGAGAACGAAGAGGCGTTCGCCATGCGCGCGGCGCAGGAGATCGAGGATCGCATCCTTAAAGTTGGCCCGGAGAATGTCGCCGCGTTTATCGGCGAACCGGTGCAGGGCGCAGGCGGCGTGATCATCCCGCCGGCCGGCTATTGGAAGCGCGTCGAAAAGATCTGCCGCAAATACGGCATCCTGCTCGTGTGCGACGAAGTCATCACCGGCTTCGGACGCTTAGGCTCATGGTTCGGCTTCCAGCATTTTGGCATCGAGCCCGATCTCGTGCCGATGGCGAAGGGTTTGTCGTCTGGCTATCTGCCGATTTCCGCCGTCGGCGTGTCGGAAGAGATCGTCGCGGTGCTGCGCGAGAAGGGTGGCGATTTCGTCCACGGCTATACGTATTCCGGTCACCCGGTCGCCGCCGCCGTCGCGCTGAAAAATCTCGAGATCATCGAGCGTGAAGGCCTGGTGCCGCGCGTGCATGACGATATCGGCCCGTATTTCAATCAGGCGCTGAAGCGTCTCGATGGCGATCCGCTGGTTGGTGAAACGCGCTCGCTTGGTCTGATCGGCGCCGTTGAGATCGTCTCGAAGCCCGGCACGAACGAGCGCTTCACCGGCAAGGAAGGCAAAGCCGGCCCGGTTGTGCGCGACGCGTGCATCAAGAACGGCCTGATGGTGCGCGGCATCCGCGATTCCATTGTCATGTGCCCGCCGCTCATCATCACCAAGGCGGAAATCGACAAGATGGTGGACATCATCGCCAAGTCGCTGCGCGAGGTTGAGCCGGCGTTGCGGGCCCTGAAGGCGGACTAG
- a CDS encoding putrescine ABC transporter putrescine-binding protein PotF (TC 3.A.1.11.2): MRKNNLITGASRRSLLQQFGAAAIGISFAGGVAGCGGGGGDRRVVNFYNWDTYIGPTTLADFEAATTVPVEMSLFATNDELFARLRAGNPGFDVIVPSNEFVTRMGQAGMLVPLDHALIPNKANLLPEFQDAAFDPGRQYSMPYTWLVLGIGYRKAAMRNGQVPNSWRYIFDSNQYAGRIALLSESADLIRLAAKYKGHSVNGIPDALLTEIEQMFIRQKPHVKAFHEDDGQDLLASGEIDIVLEYNGDMAQLMAAEGGDAFDFVVPQEGTLINSDCLCIPTGAPNVPDAHAFINYLLDGEAGAKITQEIQYPTPNAAVRDRMGTAYSDNPVIFPPADVMAKSEYGAFEGDERSRLYEEIFTRISAA, from the coding sequence ATGCGGAAAAACAATCTCATCACAGGCGCATCGCGCCGCTCACTCCTGCAACAATTCGGCGCGGCGGCGATCGGCATTTCTTTCGCGGGCGGCGTCGCCGGCTGCGGTGGCGGCGGCGGTGACCGCCGGGTCGTCAACTTTTACAACTGGGACACGTACATCGGCCCAACGACATTGGCCGACTTTGAAGCGGCGACGACCGTTCCTGTTGAGATGAGCCTCTTCGCCACCAATGACGAATTGTTCGCGCGCCTGCGCGCCGGCAATCCGGGCTTCGATGTCATCGTGCCGTCGAACGAATTCGTCACCCGCATGGGCCAGGCGGGCATGTTGGTGCCGCTGGACCATGCTTTGATCCCGAACAAGGCAAACCTGCTTCCAGAATTCCAGGACGCCGCCTTCGATCCCGGCCGCCAATACTCGATGCCCTACACATGGCTGGTGCTCGGCATCGGCTATCGCAAGGCGGCGATGCGCAATGGCCAAGTGCCGAACTCGTGGCGCTACATCTTTGACTCGAACCAGTATGCCGGCCGCATCGCGCTGCTCTCGGAATCGGCGGACCTCATCCGCCTCGCCGCCAAGTATAAGGGCCATTCGGTCAACGGCATTCCGGACGCGCTGCTCACAGAGATCGAGCAAATGTTCATCCGCCAGAAGCCGCACGTGAAGGCGTTCCACGAGGACGACGGCCAGGATTTGCTGGCCTCCGGCGAGATCGACATCGTGCTCGAGTACAATGGCGACATGGCTCAGCTGATGGCGGCCGAAGGGGGCGACGCGTTCGACTTCGTGGTTCCCCAAGAGGGTACGCTCATCAACTCGGATTGCCTCTGCATCCCGACTGGCGCGCCCAACGTGCCGGACGCGCACGCCTTCATCAATTACCTGCTCGATGGCGAAGCCGGCGCCAAGATCACGCAGGAAATCCAGTATCCAACGCCAAACGCCGCCGTGCGTGACCGCATGGGTACGGCCTATTCCGACAACCCCGTCATCTTCCCGCCGGCCGACGTAATGGCGAAGAGCGAGTACGGCGCATTCGAAGGCGACGAGCGTTCGCGTCTCTACGAGGAAATCTTCACGCGCATCAGCGCGGCGTGA
- a CDS encoding gamma-glutamyl-GABA hydrolase, translated as MTRYLHSALRYADASALLVPAMPDLMHAGEVAPRLDGLLLTGTPSNLDPKRYGVLVDDAPGPFDPARDEMTAHLIDSMLELGKPVFGICRGFQELNVAFGGTLRRDMAENPELIPHHAPDDHSFDQFFEHIHPVSLTKGGILHRAYNEDELNIVSVHYQGVDKLGSGLNVEARAPDGVVEAISAEINGAPVLAVQWHPEWKAHENPQSQTFFKLLGRALRGEPLVA; from the coding sequence ATGACACGCTATCTGCACTCCGCGCTGCGCTACGCCGACGCCTCCGCGCTGCTGGTGCCGGCGATGCCGGATCTGATGCACGCCGGCGAAGTCGCGCCGCGCCTCGATGGTTTGCTGCTCACCGGCACGCCTTCGAACCTCGATCCGAAGCGCTACGGCGTTCTGGTGGACGACGCGCCCGGCCCGTTCGATCCCGCGCGCGACGAAATGACGGCGCACCTGATCGATTCAATGCTCGAACTCGGCAAACCTGTGTTCGGCATCTGCCGGGGTTTCCAAGAACTCAATGTCGCGTTCGGCGGCACGCTGCGGCGTGATATGGCGGAGAATCCCGAACTGATCCCGCATCACGCACCCGACGACCACAGCTTCGATCAATTTTTCGAGCACATCCACCCGGTGTCGCTCACTAAAGGCGGCATCCTGCACCGCGCCTACAACGAGGATGAACTCAACATCGTCAGCGTCCACTACCAGGGCGTCGACAAGCTTGGCTCTGGTCTCAATGTTGAAGCGCGCGCGCCGGATGGCGTGGTTGAAGCGATTTCGGCGGAAATAAACGGCGCGCCTGTCCTTGCGGTGCAATGGCACCCGGAATGGAAGGCGCACGAAAATCCGCAGAGCCAAACATTCTTCAAGCTGCTCGGCCGTGCGCTTCGCGGCGAGCCGCTGGTCGCCTGA
- a CDS encoding putative acetyltransferase produces the protein MSLAFRRAVFADIPAAHALIESGYRGDSARAGWTHEADYLDGQRTDHEALAEIIDDATQCLILADDGGALVGCVVAADKGVRGEERVGYFGMLTVKPTLQAGGLGRKLIDAAEDHARAFGATVMEMTVITRRTELIAWYVRRGYSDTDRRAPFPLDDPRFGLPRTRDLEFMVMAKRL, from the coding sequence GTGAGCTTAGCGTTTCGACGTGCGGTGTTCGCGGACATTCCGGCGGCGCATGCTTTGATTGAAAGCGGCTATCGGGGAGACTCCGCGCGCGCCGGCTGGACGCACGAGGCCGATTATCTCGACGGCCAGCGCACGGATCATGAAGCGCTGGCGGAAATCATCGATGACGCGACGCAGTGTTTGATCCTGGCGGACGATGGCGGCGCGTTGGTCGGCTGCGTTGTTGCGGCCGACAAGGGCGTTCGGGGTGAGGAGCGCGTCGGCTATTTCGGCATGTTGACTGTGAAGCCAACCTTGCAGGCAGGCGGGTTGGGGAGAAAGCTGATCGACGCGGCGGAGGATCACGCGCGCGCATTCGGCGCGACTGTGATGGAGATGACGGTCATCACCCGGCGTACCGAGCTGATCGCCTGGTATGTGCGGCGTGGCTACTCGGATACGGACCGCAGGGCGCCGTTCCCGCTGGACGATCCGCGCTTTGGCCTGCCGCGCACGCGCGATCTGGAATTCATGGTGATGGCGAAGCGGCTTTAG